One Catharus ustulatus isolate bCatUst1 chromosome 2, bCatUst1.pri.v2, whole genome shotgun sequence genomic window carries:
- the CTC1 gene encoding LOW QUALITY PROTEIN: CST complex subunit CTC1 (The sequence of the model RefSeq protein was modified relative to this genomic sequence to represent the inferred CDS: inserted 2 bases in 1 codon; substituted 1 base at 1 genomic stop codon), with translation MAAPVAAEEQRWLQAARDFLRRALPGLDGQEPAALEAVLRCLRSVGGGTLPVGYSFISISDLQHQQYIPCCSHLSWSTNEFKEWSHQGQGALPMQSAMPRTYLILVGYLADGRQENKEKLVDGCLYVKDSTGIIPCELLHFELEWLESLFVFPSWSYIPQTDQSAAGYLEILVDPVPVNTPKEVLYSIPVTSPVSAEPLLTSRIPCKKRSKLTVAGELTRLGPLLCVHHKTFFFLFLKCFASAVCVPVLVQKPSQLLWHRVLQLGHRYTITGLSMSSLKKSGQMMFVTSVSSCLLPYCAEQVREQPLSSSWQGASNESSFLETAEQLSCSLQLGAEEEMPRSIKESKIISYVGFITKILNVQAGLFXTGXQVCLCLAYQPLLNSARGLRPGACVEVIDVHLLQKPLVSFPFTVLGACLSTTVVLRNFSRLSTPYQPLASSGNLCLQLLFRFNLGMPLYLWLVSLLETFEERFSCFFGHCRLLSSMHQKPGAAEKFLVPLLQAMVPDREEARDIYKEILSKRHQCPLQKYLTLNPPCQAPSLSAVCRVAEQKSWEGFSPSQLLSPLEAQHMGTQELNRRLAWSYCTLSPESFQPRVILLGVLRISSRSSSLQLQDKSSTLPCVISHKDGIPFAQTALIGSLLQVENYQLVVERFLKTDFPSWEHLENLEHVREKKASVYVQFYFEDVQVLHAAEGQIQKGLRSGNSSSLRKKKNGSTTSELETPEAKMLKLEDPKADTSRDGNCQGDQSSTRKMSCVSHLFLVTQKEGLMSRNYQLPAEDAKEAKELQHSFQATVLWLGRPQLWSHPRKTGDLSELEETGCDGKDVRQQEALLLFMGKSLRWFPFLHMDGLYRFVVPCCSDLEVFDKLCFPPVPAMFLSRPSCPLCLLVQDSWHLEHETWISCLPVRQLTAMSVLTGVDQRTASIPEVLSSSFTGSLVSFYGEIMERTLCASPKNEKPPVILGLPKQKGTLLSRDHSVKLSVSAIPGSPDVMDIYITATHLQHLWGLLPGAKFLFQNLERKISRFHNVYCAYIASSCVSIVSLPASHLPFPSGLAGEASSPSLVFLSSLRPQLQNLARARILCHLSCVLTVCLQWICSLCSCIFKEGRCTRHNPPCPSQTGVRQASARVLVEDGTGEAVVLCRNEHVAAVLGLSLLQWETVQNCVQSRGSVCIQHGEAPGTGCLEELEDLVASYLRSLCRSPLICRPILLEFSLDRKPSKILQPAPLQLRNFRCGEMEFVSQAGPRLSLLCLKVEEVGQDALHYLNSQRMGRTSSSC, from the exons tttcatcTCCATCTCTGACCTACAGCATCAGCAGTACATACCGTGCTGCAGCCACCTGAGCTGGAGCACTAATGAATTTAAGGAATGGTCTCATCAAGGACAAGGTGCTTTACCCATGCAGAGCGCTATGCCAAGGACTTACCTGATCCTGGTTGGCTATTTAGCAGATGGaagacaagaaaacaaagaaaaactggTAGATGGTTGCCTATACGTGAAGGACAGTACTGGGATAATTCCATGTGAG CTCTTGCACTTTGAACTGGAGTGGCTGGAGTCactgtttgtcttcccaagctGGTCATATATACCACAGACAGACCAGAGTGCAGCAGGGTACTTGGAAATCCTGGTGGATCCAGTGCCAGTAAATACCCCCAAGGAAGTACTTTACAGCAttcctgtcacctccccagtgTCAGCTGAGCCACTGCTTACCTCCAG GATTCCATGTAAGAAAAGATCAAAGCTTACTGTAGCGGGGGAATTGACCAGACTCGGGCCTCTCCTTTGTGTTCACCACAAGacattcttctttttgtttctgaagtgcTTTGCCTCCGCTgtttgtgtccctgtgctggtgcaa AAACCcagccagctgctgtggcaTCGTGTCCTCCAGCTGGGTCACAGGTATACAATCACAGGCCTGAGTATGTCCAGCCTGAAGAAATCTGGACAAATGATGTTCGTCACCAGTGTTTCTTCCTGCCTTCTGCCCTACTGTGCAGAGCAGGTGAGGGAGCAGCCACTGAGCAGTTCTTGGCAAGGCGCATCCAATGAGTCTTCTTTCCTTGAgactgctgagcagctcagttGCTCCTTGCAACTAGGAGCTGAAGAAGAGATGCCGAGATCAATCAAAGAGTCCAAGATCATCTCCTATGTG GGATTTATCACCAAAATACTCAATGTCCAAGCTGGTCTCTT TACTGGATAACAAGTCTGCTTGTGCCTTGCTTACCAGCCACTGCTGAACTCCGCAAGGGGACTCCGACCAGGAGCCTGTGTGGAG GTCATTGACGTCCACCTCCTGCAGAAGCCTCTGGTGTCCTTCCCTTTCACTGTACTTGGTGCTTGCCTGAGCACCACAGTTGTGCTGAGGAATTTTTCAAGGCTCAGCACCCCCTACCAACCACTGGCCTCTTCAGGAAATCTCTGCTTACAGCTGCTCTTCCGCTTCAATCTTGGAATGCCACTGTACCTCTGGCTGGTGAGCCTCCTGGAGACATTTGAGGAGAG GTTCTCTTGTTTCTTTGGGCATTGTCGACTGCTTAGCTCTATGCACCAaaaacctggagctgctgaaaagTTCCTTGTCCCCCTTCTGCAAGCTATGGTGCCAGACAGAGAGGAAGCAAGAGatatttataaagaaattcTATCAAAAAGACACCAGTGTCCCCTGCAGAAA TATTTGACTCTGAACCCTCCATGCCAGGCCCCATCTCTGTCTGCAGTTTGCCGTGTGGCGGAACAGAAGAGCTGGGAAGGCTTCAGTCCATCACAGTTGCTTTCCCCCTTGGAGGCACAGCATATGGGCACCCAGGAGCTGAACCGCAGACTGGCCTGGTCCTACTGCACACTCTCACCAGAAAGTTTCCAGCCCCGGGTG ATACTCTTGGGTGTATTGAGGATCTCCTCCAGGAGCAGttccctccagctgcaggacaaGAGCAGCACACTTCCCTGTGTGATCTCCCATAAGGATGGTATCCCCTTTGCCCAGACTGCTCTCATAG GATCACTCTTGCAGGTGGAAAACTACCAGCTTGTAGTGGAGAGATTCCTTAAGACTGATTTTCCCTCCTGGGAACACCTAGAAAATCTAGAGCatgtgagagagaaaaaagctaG TGTCTATGTGCAGTTCTACTTTGAGGATGTCCAGGTTCTCCATGCTGCTGAAGGACAAATCCAGAAAGGCCTTAGGAGTGGAAACAGCTCCTCtttgaggaagaagaaaaatggcagCACAACATCTGAGCTGGAaaccccagaggcaaaaatgCTGAAACTGGAGGATCCCAAGGCAGATACTAGCAGAGATGGGAACTGTCAGGGCGaccagagcagcaccagaaaaatgAGTTGTGTATCTCACCTGTTCTTGGTTACCCAGAAGGAGGGTCTCATGTCACGTAATTACCAACTGCCCGCAGAAGATGCAAAGGAAgcaaaggagctgcagcacagtttCCAAGCCACAGTGCTGTGGCTAGGCAGACCACAGCTCTGGAGCCACCCCAGAAAAACTGGGGATCTATCAGAGCTCGAGGAGACTGGTTGTGATGGAAAAGATGTGAGGCAGCAAGAA GCACTACTGCTCTTTATGGGGAAGTCTCTGCGATGGTTTCCGTTCCTGCACATGGATGGACTGTATCGCTTTGTTGTGCCCTGCTGCTCG GACTTGGAAGTATTTGACAAGCTCTGTTTTCCACCTGTGCCAGCAATGTTCCTGAGCAGGCCATCCTGCCCACTGTGCCTGCTTGTCCAAGATAGCTGGCACTTAGAGCATGAGACCTGGATCTCCTGTCTGCCTGTGCGCCAG CTGACAGCCATGTCAGTGCTGACAGGTGTGGACCAGAGAACTGCCTCCATTCCAGAAGTGCTTAGCAGCAG TTTCACAGGTTCCCTTGTTTCTTTCTATGGTGAGATCATGGAGAGGACATTGTGTGCCTCTCCCAAGAATGAGAAGCCACCTGTGATCCTTGGCCTTCCAAAGCAGAAAG GGACTCTGCTGTCCAGGGACCACAGCGTGAAGCTCAGTGTCTCAGCTATTCCAGGTTCCCCTGATGTGATGGACATTTACATTACTGCCACCCatctgcagcatctctggggTTTGCTACCTGGAGCCAAGTTCCTCTTCCAGAACTTGGAACGCAAGATCTCAAG ATTCCATAATGTTTATTGCGCATACATTGCCTCCAGCTGTGTGAGCATTGTATCTTTGCCAGCTTCTCACCTACCTTTTCCTTCTGG TCTTGCAGGAGAAGCCTCATCCCCCTCACTAGTGTTTCTATCCAGCTTGAGACCTCAGCTGCAAAACCTGGCCCGGGCTCGTATTTTATGCCACTTGTCCTGTGTACTGACTGTGTGCCTGCAATGGATTTGCTCACTTTGCAGCTGTATCTTCAAAGAG GGGAGGTGCACCCGACACAATCCTCCGTGTCCATCACAAACAGGAGTGAGGCAAGCCAGTGCACG GGTGCTGGTGGAGGACGGAACAGGTGAAgctgtggtgctgtgcaggaaCGAACATGTGGCAGCGGTGCTGGGCCTGAGTCTTCTTCAGTGGGAAACTGTGCAGAactgtgtgcagagcaggggcagtgTGTGCATTCAGCATGGGGAAGCTCCTGGAACAGGG TGTCTAGAGGAACTCGAGGATCTTGTTGCTTCTTACCTAAGGAGTCTCTGCAGAAGTCCTCTCATATGTCGGCCTATCCTGTTGGAATTCAGCCTAGACAGGAAGCCGTCCAAGATCCTGCAGCCTG ctcccctaCAGCTGCGGAATTTTCGCTGTGGTGAAATGGAGTTCGTGTCACAAGCAGGGCCTCGTCTGAGCCTGCTGTGCTTGAAGGTGGAGGAAGTGGGACAAGATGCCTTACACTACTTGAACAGCCAGAGGATGGGAAGGACATCCAGTTCCTGCTGA
- the VTCN1 gene encoding V-set domain-containing T-cell activation inhibitor 1, producing the protein MTSAGPVKLDCHVLGVLRSLVVILPWPSLHRALSEAVFWLDYRQCCASSLEIPGTVDAVGYFPPSSYHLPCFDSFPVFPPKASSIPMVQVENSSHGDTLQCEAPCWFPFPAVHWIAYTGEHLPHAANTSYELNPENITVRVVSLLHNTTANAIYTCLIENSIANAMSNIRVTGRVQQHPKTPGVGERRASTLLLVHQRVSPAAVSVREGTESMANPNTSVCSWDE; encoded by the coding sequence ATGACCTCAGCAGGTCCTGTCAAGCTGGACTGCCATGTCCTAGGAGTCCTTAGATCCCTTGTAGTCATCCTCCCATGGCCCagcctgcacagagctctgtctGAGGCAGTTTTTTGGCTTGACTATAGGCAGTGCTGTGCAAGCAGCCTAGAAATACCTGGAACGGTAGATGCAGTTGGGTATTTCCCGCCCAGTTCCTATCACTTGCCTTGTTTTGActctttccctgttttccctcccAAAGCCTCCAGCATCCCCATGGTGCAGGTGGAGAAcagcagccatggggacacACTGCAGTGCGAAGCCCCATGctggttccctttccctgccGTGCACTGGATAGCCTACACTGGGGAGCACCTGCCCCATGCTGCCAACACCAGCTATGAGCTGAACCCTGAAAACatcactgtgagggtggtttCCCTCCTGCACAATACCACTGCTAATGCCATCTACACCTGTTTGATTGAAAACAGCATTGCCAATGCTATGAGCAATATCAGAGTGACAGGTAGGGTTCAACAGCACCCGAAGACCCCAGGTGTCGGGGAGAGAAGAGCTTCAACATTGCTCCTGGTGCACCAAAGGGTTTCTCCAGCAGCTGTGTCAGTCAGGGAAGGGACTGAAAGCATGGCTAATCCAAACACTTCTGTCTGTTCCTGGGATGAATGA